A single Chryseobacterium sp. DNA region contains:
- a CDS encoding efflux RND transporter periplasmic adaptor subunit, whose translation MKMNTTRYIAVVYLSALVAFTGCKDQKQDREGEKNYCISKELKKDIKLVKAEMRPIEESITLTGEVESNSDKTVPFVSLVDGVVTDTYFSLGDYVKKGQVLASIKSTAVNEMQDDTRTLQAQLAVAKRKLASVEAMYKDDIASQKDLQEARSEVAILQSNIAKTQKNMQLYSAGGNTIQIKAPADGYVISKNISKGMPVTAGGDQLFTISNLDKVWVMANVYATNMRHVYADQPVVVKTLAYPDDSFAGKINTISQVFNENERVLKAKIIMDNHGMKLRPGMSADVVLPVNSQNKSALAIPAKAMIFDNNQSYVVVYKKDCELEIRPVTEIASNSQYIYVEGNLKPGENIIASNGLLIYENLKNQLNKSTN comes from the coding sequence ATGAAAATGAATACTACCCGATACATTGCAGTGGTTTATCTGTCTGCGCTGGTCGCTTTTACAGGCTGTAAAGATCAAAAGCAGGACCGTGAAGGTGAGAAAAACTATTGCATCAGTAAAGAACTTAAAAAAGATATTAAGCTTGTAAAAGCAGAAATGCGGCCTATAGAAGAGAGCATTACCCTTACCGGAGAAGTGGAAAGCAACTCTGATAAAACCGTTCCTTTTGTAAGTCTTGTGGATGGGGTGGTGACGGACACCTATTTCTCACTGGGAGATTATGTGAAAAAGGGACAGGTCCTGGCAAGCATCAAGAGTACGGCTGTAAACGAAATGCAGGATGATACCCGGACCCTGCAGGCACAGCTGGCGGTAGCCAAAAGAAAACTGGCCTCCGTAGAAGCGATGTATAAAGATGATATTGCTTCCCAGAAAGATTTACAGGAGGCCAGGTCCGAAGTAGCGATTCTGCAGTCTAATATTGCTAAGACCCAAAAAAATATGCAGCTGTATTCGGCAGGAGGAAATACGATTCAGATAAAAGCGCCTGCAGACGGATATGTTATCTCAAAGAATATTTCCAAAGGAATGCCGGTTACAGCAGGAGGAGACCAGCTTTTTACCATTTCCAATCTGGATAAGGTTTGGGTAATGGCCAACGTATATGCTACCAATATGAGACATGTGTATGCAGATCAGCCGGTGGTGGTAAAGACATTGGCTTATCCGGATGATAGCTTTGCGGGAAAGATCAATACGATTTCACAGGTTTTCAATGAGAATGAGAGAGTCCTGAAAGCTAAGATTATCATGGATAATCATGGAATGAAGCTAAGACCCGGAATGTCTGCAGATGTTGTTTTGCCTGTTAATTCACAAAATAAAAGCGCATTGGCCATCCCGGCAAAGGCTATGATCTTTGACAACAATCAAAGCTATGTGGTGGTATATAAAAAAGATTGTGAGCTGGAGATCAGACCGGTGACGGAAATTGCGTCCAACAGTCAATATATTTATGTAGAAGGAAACCTGAAGCCCGGAGAAAACATTATTGCTTCCAACGGGCTGCTGATCTATGAGAACCTGAAAAACCAACTAAATAAGTCTACGAACTAA
- a CDS encoding CusA/CzcA family heavy metal efflux RND transporter produces MRKFVQNIVSFSLKNSLIVLLGTFLLLAGGIYSYIHTPIEAFPDVTNTRVRVITQWPGRSAEEIEKFVTLPISKEMNAIPNKTSVRSISLFGLSVVTVIFDDHVNDFYAQQYASNKLGNVNLPNGAEYSIEPPSGATGEIYRYIIKSKLPIKEVTSVQDWVIERELLAVPGVADVVSFGGEEKTYEIKINPTELHNYDLSPLDVYEAVSKSNINVGGDVVAKGDQAYVVRGIGLLEKKEDIENIQIEVKGSTPILVKHVAEVKVSAKPRLGQVGYNKENDVVEGIVIMLRGENPSEVIARLKDRIEQLNGGELPGDIQIVPIIDRTELVNTTVYTVSKNLIEGVILVSIIVFIFLYNWRTTFIVASVIPLAFLFAIIMLKIQGLPANLISMGALDFGLLLEGTLVIVEHVFVALEHKAKKIGLRRFNRISKLGIIKRSAGSVAGYIFFALLILIVALMPIFSFQKVEGKMFSPLAFTLGYALLGSLLLSLTYVPAMCKLLLTKNIQEKENFISRFFRVNMYRIYEFSDRHKKGFIIGFIALLAVCGWRFSNHGSEFLPKLNEGAIYVRATLPNSVNLDESVRLTEEMKEILMKYDEVKFVMTQTGRPNDGTDPTGFFNIEFNIQLKPENEWKKKISKEELLEEMRVSLEKYPGINFGFSQPIQDNVEEYVAGVKAPLVIKIFGNELFELENYANTVANSIRTVPGISDVNVFKNIGLPELRIQLHDSKMAKYGVSTADAQAVIEMTIGGQAATKFYEEERMFDVMLRFEKQYRDTPEKMGNILIPTQDNKKVPLKEIATIDYHTGPSFIYREGNSRYIGVGFNIEGRDLGSTIKEAKAKVEKEVQLPKNHKMTWAGEFESKERAAKQLAMVVPISLVLILMLLYFNFGNIKDTLISSITLAFAFIGGFLSLWFTGTIFGISAGIGFIILFGVATIDGIVLIGVMKENLQNRMSLKEAIANGVQSRIRPVVMIALMGSMGLFPAAMSNGMGSEIQKPLAIMIVGGLIICMLLSFTILPIVFYYAYRKKHKETL; encoded by the coding sequence ATGCGAAAATTTGTACAGAATATAGTTTCCTTTTCTTTAAAAAACTCGCTGATCGTTCTCTTGGGAACTTTTCTTTTGCTGGCGGGAGGGATCTATTCGTATATCCATACACCAATTGAAGCATTTCCTGATGTAACCAATACCAGAGTAAGAGTAATTACCCAATGGCCCGGACGAAGTGCGGAGGAAATAGAGAAATTTGTAACGCTTCCGATTTCCAAAGAAATGAATGCAATTCCGAATAAAACATCGGTACGATCTATTTCTTTATTCGGGCTTTCTGTAGTTACGGTGATTTTTGATGATCATGTCAATGATTTTTATGCCCAGCAGTATGCTTCCAACAAATTAGGTAATGTAAATCTTCCCAATGGTGCAGAATACAGTATTGAACCTCCTTCCGGAGCTACAGGTGAAATTTACCGGTACATTATCAAAAGTAAACTGCCGATCAAAGAAGTTACATCAGTTCAGGACTGGGTGATTGAACGGGAATTACTTGCCGTGCCCGGAGTGGCAGATGTCGTTAGTTTTGGAGGCGAGGAAAAAACATATGAGATCAAAATTAATCCTACGGAATTACACAATTACGACCTTTCCCCCCTGGATGTGTATGAAGCTGTTTCGAAGAGTAATATTAATGTAGGAGGAGATGTCGTTGCAAAAGGAGATCAGGCTTATGTCGTGCGGGGGATCGGTCTTTTGGAAAAAAAAGAGGATATTGAAAATATTCAGATTGAGGTAAAAGGTTCCACACCTATTTTGGTAAAACATGTGGCCGAAGTTAAGGTTTCTGCAAAACCAAGACTGGGGCAGGTAGGGTACAACAAGGAAAATGATGTCGTAGAAGGGATTGTTATCATGCTCCGCGGTGAAAATCCAAGTGAGGTGATCGCCAGGCTGAAAGACAGGATAGAACAGCTGAATGGAGGAGAGCTTCCCGGAGACATTCAGATTGTACCGATCATTGACCGTACTGAACTGGTGAATACAACCGTTTATACCGTATCTAAAAACCTGATTGAAGGAGTAATTCTGGTTTCCATTATTGTATTTATATTCCTGTACAACTGGAGGACAACGTTTATTGTAGCTTCGGTGATTCCTTTAGCTTTCCTTTTTGCCATTATCATGTTGAAGATTCAGGGGCTTCCGGCCAACCTGATTTCTATGGGAGCACTGGATTTCGGATTGCTGCTGGAAGGAACGCTCGTCATTGTAGAACACGTATTTGTCGCCCTCGAACATAAGGCTAAGAAAATAGGACTCCGAAGGTTCAACAGGATTTCCAAATTGGGAATCATTAAGAGAAGCGCAGGGAGCGTTGCAGGCTATATTTTCTTTGCCCTGCTGATTCTTATCGTGGCTTTAATGCCAATCTTCTCTTTCCAGAAGGTGGAAGGGAAAATGTTCTCACCTTTGGCATTTACATTAGGATATGCATTGTTAGGGTCATTGCTTCTGAGCTTAACGTATGTTCCCGCGATGTGTAAACTTTTACTGACAAAAAATATACAAGAGAAAGAAAATTTTATTTCAAGATTCTTTAGGGTAAATATGTACAGGATTTACGAATTCAGTGACCGTCATAAAAAAGGATTTATCATAGGGTTTATTGCTTTGCTGGCGGTGTGCGGCTGGAGATTCTCCAATCACGGTTCCGAATTTCTGCCTAAACTGAATGAAGGAGCAATCTATGTACGGGCAACGCTTCCCAATAGTGTCAATCTGGACGAGTCGGTACGGCTGACCGAAGAGATGAAGGAGATTTTAATGAAGTATGATGAGGTAAAATTCGTGATGACCCAGACCGGCCGGCCGAATGACGGTACTGATCCCACCGGTTTTTTTAATATTGAATTTAATATCCAGCTGAAGCCGGAAAATGAATGGAAGAAAAAGATCTCCAAAGAAGAACTTCTCGAAGAGATGAGGGTTTCCCTTGAAAAATATCCGGGTATCAATTTTGGATTCAGCCAGCCGATACAGGATAATGTAGAAGAATATGTGGCCGGAGTGAAGGCGCCTCTGGTGATCAAGATTTTTGGGAATGAGTTATTTGAGCTTGAAAATTATGCCAATACAGTGGCCAATTCCATCCGGACCGTTCCGGGAATTTCCGATGTGAATGTCTTTAAGAATATTGGACTTCCGGAACTCAGAATACAGCTTCATGACTCTAAAATGGCTAAATATGGTGTTTCCACGGCAGATGCACAGGCTGTTATCGAGATGACGATTGGAGGGCAGGCTGCCACCAAGTTCTATGAAGAAGAAAGAATGTTTGATGTAATGCTGAGATTTGAAAAGCAATACCGTGATACCCCGGAAAAAATGGGAAATATTCTGATTCCGACCCAGGATAATAAAAAGGTGCCGTTGAAAGAAATTGCTACGATTGATTATCATACAGGCCCTTCCTTTATCTACCGTGAAGGAAACAGCAGATATATTGGAGTAGGATTTAATATTGAAGGTCGTGATCTGGGAAGTACAATTAAAGAAGCGAAGGCAAAGGTGGAAAAAGAAGTACAGCTTCCCAAAAACCATAAAATGACCTGGGCAGGAGAGTTTGAAAGTAAAGAAAGGGCAGCAAAGCAGCTGGCAATGGTCGTTCCGATTTCATTAGTTCTTATTCTGATGCTGTTGTATTTTAATTTCGGAAATATAAAAGATACTCTGATCTCTTCCATTACACTGGCATTTGCATTTATTGGAGGATTTTTATCCCTTTGGTTTACAGGAACCATTTTTGGGATCTCAGCAGGAATAGGATTTATTATTCTTTTTGGCGTTGCCACGATTGATGGTATCGTTCTGATTGGAGTGATGAAAGAAAACCTGCAGAACAGAATGTCTCTTAAAGAAGCGATCGCCAATGGAGTACAGAGCAGGATCCGCCCGGTGGTGATGATTGCCTTAATGGGATCTATGGGACTGTTCCCTGCAGCGATGTCCAACGGAATGGGATCTGAAATTCAAAAGCCGCTGGCGATTATGATTGTAGGAGGATTGATCATCTGTATGCTGCTTTCCTTTACCATACTGCCGATTGTATTTTATTATGCCTATCGTAAAAAGCATAAAGAAACCTTATAG
- a CDS encoding DUF5995 family protein, which produces MKTIEEVLTKLDKIIIWCKENQSPAGYFACTYRIMTAQVLKGIQQKTFEDNPRMIQLDIAFAQRYLEAWENYHQGIKCSNSWYIAFEASKIKDLLILQHIFLGMNAHINLDLGISAASVMPYRKINPLKKDFENINQVIASINQKVQDSLSKICYPVDILDRLSNGKDNAILDFAISKARDTSWATAVIASSTPNFLRDSVITIVDYAAAKVASQILNPKINSSDLMKNLKKCESNDVVKNIEILEATKNT; this is translated from the coding sequence ATGAAAACCATTGAAGAAGTGCTGACGAAGCTGGATAAGATCATTATCTGGTGTAAAGAAAATCAAAGTCCTGCCGGATATTTTGCCTGTACCTACCGCATTATGACCGCACAGGTTCTGAAAGGAATCCAGCAGAAGACATTTGAAGACAATCCAAGAATGATACAGCTTGATATTGCTTTTGCACAAAGATATCTTGAAGCATGGGAAAATTATCATCAGGGAATAAAATGCTCCAATTCATGGTATATTGCTTTTGAAGCCTCTAAAATTAAGGATCTTCTCATTCTGCAACATATTTTTCTGGGGATGAACGCACATATCAATTTAGATCTGGGCATCTCAGCCGCTTCGGTAATGCCGTACCGGAAAATAAATCCACTCAAAAAAGATTTTGAAAATATTAATCAGGTAATTGCCTCCATCAATCAGAAGGTTCAGGATTCTTTAAGTAAAATATGCTATCCGGTCGATATCCTTGACCGGCTTTCCAACGGAAAAGACAATGCCATATTGGATTTTGCCATTTCCAAAGCAAGGGATACTTCCTGGGCTACTGCCGTGATCGCATCCAGCACCCCTAATTTCTTAAGGGATTCCGTAATTACTATTGTAGATTATGCCGCCGCAAAAGTTGCTTCACAAATTCTAAATCCAAAGATCAACAGCTCTGATCTTATGAAGAATCTTAAGAAATGCGAAAGTAATGATGTGGTAAAAAATATTGAAATACTGGAAGCGACAAAGAATACCTGA
- a CDS encoding YciI family protein: protein MKSRILLTACLLISALSFAQEKKAEKPKYNQELATSLGADQYGMKPYTIVMLTTGFVKIEDKAKMGELMKGHMGNIQKLADEGKIIVAGPFLEKNKENYRGMFIFNTKSKEEAEQWVKTDPAVQAGIFSYEIFPWYGSAALPLYLKHHKEISKENP, encoded by the coding sequence ATGAAATCAAGAATATTATTAACCGCATGTCTCCTCATATCAGCACTGTCCTTTGCTCAGGAAAAGAAAGCAGAAAAACCTAAATATAATCAGGAGTTGGCAACTTCTTTAGGAGCAGATCAATATGGCATGAAACCTTATACGATTGTCATGCTGACAACCGGTTTTGTTAAGATTGAAGACAAAGCCAAAATGGGCGAACTTATGAAAGGGCATATGGGAAATATTCAAAAGCTGGCTGATGAGGGTAAAATTATTGTAGCAGGTCCTTTTCTGGAGAAAAATAAAGAAAACTACCGCGGTATGTTTATTTTCAATACAAAATCCAAAGAAGAAGCTGAGCAATGGGTAAAGACTGATCCTGCGGTTCAGGCCGGTATTTTCAGTTATGAAATTTTTCCATGGTACGGATCGGCGGCTTTACCTTTGTATTTAAAACATCATAAGGAGATTTCTAAAGAAAATCCCTGA
- the pncB gene encoding nicotinate phosphoribosyltransferase translates to MSDVRLNSILDNDFYKITMQNAVVKLFPSSIVKYEFINRGKHHFPEGFDVALREAVNKMAELKLTKDEKKFMARTCPYIDLPYLDFLEGYHYDPSEVKIHQEGGDLSVIVEGLWYRTILWEVPLLSLISELHYEMNHMERDSNEVVMRKTIEKADSLGRLGVTFAEFGTRRRHSYKVQNLVMEALTQKKDSTFIGSSNVHFAMKYGVKPIGTHAHEWFMFHAAEYGFKMANELALEHWVDVYRGDLGVALSDTYTTDVFFQQFDKKFAKLFDGVRHDSGDALEFADKTIAHYQKNGINPMFKYIIFSDALNLEKVEEITNYCRGKIGISFGIGTNLTNDVGLKPMNIVMKLIGVQAPNKEWIPTVKLSDEHGKYTGDPKMIELAKEFLRIKD, encoded by the coding sequence ATGAGTGACGTAAGATTGAACTCTATTCTGGATAATGATTTTTATAAAATAACCATGCAGAATGCAGTGGTGAAACTATTCCCCAGTTCTATTGTAAAATATGAATTTATCAACAGGGGAAAACACCACTTTCCGGAAGGCTTTGACGTTGCATTGAGAGAAGCGGTCAATAAGATGGCAGAGCTCAAACTTACCAAAGACGAAAAAAAGTTCATGGCAAGAACCTGCCCCTATATCGACCTTCCGTATCTGGATTTTTTAGAAGGCTATCATTATGATCCGTCTGAAGTAAAGATTCATCAGGAGGGAGGAGATCTTTCTGTCATTGTTGAAGGTCTTTGGTACAGAACAATTCTTTGGGAAGTTCCTTTATTGTCATTGATCAGTGAGCTTCATTACGAGATGAACCATATGGAACGGGATTCCAACGAAGTCGTCATGAGAAAAACCATTGAGAAGGCAGATTCATTGGGCAGGCTTGGGGTCACCTTTGCAGAGTTCGGAACAAGAAGAAGGCATTCTTATAAAGTACAGAATCTGGTGATGGAAGCTTTAACCCAGAAAAAGGATTCCACCTTTATAGGAAGTTCAAATGTTCATTTTGCCATGAAATATGGGGTAAAACCAATCGGGACACATGCTCACGAATGGTTTATGTTCCACGCTGCAGAGTATGGCTTCAAAATGGCCAATGAATTGGCGCTGGAACATTGGGTGGATGTATACAGAGGTGACCTGGGAGTGGCTCTTTCCGATACGTATACCACGGATGTCTTCTTCCAGCAGTTTGATAAGAAATTCGCCAAGCTTTTTGACGGTGTCCGTCATGACAGCGGTGACGCTCTAGAATTTGCGGATAAAACAATTGCCCATTATCAAAAGAATGGCATCAATCCTATGTTCAAATACATTATTTTCTCTGATGCCCTGAATCTTGAAAAAGTAGAAGAAATCACCAATTACTGCAGAGGAAAAATAGGAATTTCTTTTGGGATAGGAACCAATCTTACGAACGATGTAGGATTGAAGCCAATGAATATCGTTATGAAACTGATCGGTGTACAGGCACCTAATAAAGAATGGATTCCTACAGTAAAACTTTCTGATGAACATGGCAAATATACCGGTGATCCTAAAATGATCGAGCTTGCGAAAGAATTTTTAAGAATTAAAGATTAG
- a CDS encoding Dps family protein, whose protein sequence is MKNASIIGLKEADCKKIADKLNVLLANYSVFYQNTRGSHWNIKGDQFFTLHPKFEELYNSLVLKIDEIAERILTLGATPAHNYSDYLKVATIKESKEVTDGTKSVEQILSSLKVVIDLQRELLEITDAAGDEGTNSQMSDYITEQEKEVWMYNSYLGK, encoded by the coding sequence ATGAAAAACGCTAGTATTATAGGCCTTAAAGAGGCCGACTGCAAAAAAATAGCAGACAAACTGAATGTACTTTTAGCCAACTATTCTGTATTTTATCAGAACACCAGAGGCTCTCACTGGAACATCAAAGGAGATCAGTTTTTCACCCTTCACCCGAAGTTTGAAGAATTGTACAACAGCCTTGTTTTAAAAATTGATGAGATTGCAGAAAGAATCCTGACGCTGGGAGCTACTCCTGCGCACAATTACTCTGATTATTTAAAGGTAGCAACGATTAAAGAAAGCAAAGAAGTAACTGACGGCACTAAAAGTGTTGAACAAATCCTAAGTTCGTTAAAAGTGGTCATTGATCTTCAGAGAGAACTTTTAGAGATTACCGATGCTGCAGGTGACGAAGGTACAAACTCCCAAATGAGCGATTATATCACAGAACAGGAAAAAGAAGTTTGGATGTATAACTCTTATCTTGGAAAATAA
- the rpsL gene encoding 30S ribosomal protein S12 — protein sequence MPTIQQLVRKGRATLAKKSKSAALDSCPQRRGVCTRVYTTTPKKPNSALRKVARVRLSNGKEVNAYIPGEGHNLQEHSIVLVRGGRVKDLPGVRYHIVRGALDTAGVNGRTQRRSKYGAKRPKPGQAAAAPAKGKKK from the coding sequence ATGCCTACTATTCAACAATTAGTAAGAAAAGGAAGAGCCACGCTTGCCAAGAAGAGCAAATCGGCTGCCCTTGATTCTTGTCCACAAAGACGTGGTGTATGTACGAGAGTATATACTACTACACCTAAGAAACCTAACTCTGCACTTAGAAAAGTGGCAAGGGTAAGACTTTCTAACGGTAAAGAAGTTAACGCCTACATCCCGGGCGAAGGACATAATCTTCAAGAGCACTCGATAGTATTGGTAAGAGGCGGAAGGGTGAAAGACCTACCGGGAGTACGTTACCACATCGTAAGAGGTGCATTAGACACTGCAGGTGTAAATGGAAGAACACAGAGAAGATCTAAGTATGGAGCTAAGAGACCAAAACCAGGTCAGGCAGCTGCTGCACCAGCAAAAGGAAAGAAAAAATAA
- the rpsG gene encoding 30S ribosomal protein S7 → MRKTKAKKRPLLPDPKFNDQLVTRFVNNLMLDGKKSIAFKIFYDALDIVETKKGDNEKTALEIWKDALTNVMPHVEVRSRRVGGANFQIPMPIRADRKISMAMKWLIKYSKARNDKSMALKLANEVVAASREEGAAFKKKTDTHKMAEANKAFSHFKF, encoded by the coding sequence ATGAGAAAGACAAAAGCGAAAAAAAGACCGTTGTTACCAGATCCGAAATTTAATGATCAATTGGTAACTAGATTTGTTAATAACCTAATGCTAGACGGTAAAAAGTCTATCGCATTCAAAATTTTCTATGATGCATTAGATATCGTAGAAACTAAAAAAGGAGATAACGAAAAAACTGCACTTGAAATCTGGAAAGATGCACTTACTAATGTAATGCCTCACGTAGAAGTACGTTCTAGAAGAGTAGGTGGAGCTAACTTCCAAATCCCTATGCCAATCAGAGCTGATAGAAAAATTTCTATGGCAATGAAATGGTTAATCAAATATTCTAAAGCTAGAAATGATAAGTCTATGGCTTTGAAATTAGCTAATGAAGTTGTAGCGGCTTCAAGAGAAGAAGGTGCTGCTTTCAAAAAGAAAACGGATACTCACAAAATGGCGGAAGCTAACAAGGCTTTCTCACACTTCAAATTCTAA
- the fusA gene encoding elongation factor G, which yields MGRDLKFTRNIGIAAHIDAGKTTTTERILFYTGVNHKIGEVHDGASTMDWMEQEAERGITITSAATTCSWNFPTDQGKALPETKPYHFNIIDTPGHVDFTVEVNRSLRVLDGLVFLFSAVDGVEPQSETNWRLADNYKVARMGFVNKMDRQGADFLNVVNQVKEMLGSNAVPIVLPIGAEEDFKGVVDLIKNRAIIWDEAGQGATFEVVPIPDDMKDEVLEYREKLVEAVADYDDTLMEKFFEDPDSISEDEINEALRKATIDLSIIPMTCGSSFKNKGVQFMLDAVCKYLPSPLDKDDIKGTDPRTDAEITRKPDVNEPFSALAFKIATDPFVGRLAFFRAYSGRLDAGSYILNTRSGDKERISRIYQMHANKQNPVEYIEAGDIGAAVGFKSIKTGDTMCDEKNPIVLESMVFPDPVIGIAVEPKTKADQDKMGNALAKLAEEDPTFTVRTDEASGQTIISGMGELHLDIIVDRMKREFKVEVNQGQPQVEYKENLTKVASHREVYKKQSGGKGKFADIVFELGPADEGKIGLEFINEIKGGNVPREFVPAIEKGFKAAMKNGPLAGFEVEGIKVVLKDGSFHAVDSDALSFEMAAKLGFKEAGRAAKPVIMEPIMKLEVVTPEEYMGNIIGDLNKRRGTISGQEEKNGAVVIKGSVPLSEMFGYVTTLRTLSSGRATSSMELEKYQATPQNVAEEIIAKAKG from the coding sequence ATGGGAAGAGATCTTAAATTCACAAGAAATATTGGTATTGCCGCTCACATTGATGCTGGTAAAACTACTACTACAGAAAGGATTTTATTCTATACAGGGGTAAACCACAAAATTGGAGAAGTTCACGATGGAGCTTCTACAATGGACTGGATGGAGCAGGAAGCAGAAAGAGGTATTACTATTACTTCTGCTGCAACTACTTGTTCTTGGAACTTTCCAACGGATCAAGGAAAAGCTTTACCTGAAACTAAACCTTATCACTTCAACATCATCGATACACCGGGACACGTTGACTTCACTGTAGAAGTAAACAGATCTTTAAGAGTATTGGATGGATTGGTATTCTTATTCTCTGCAGTAGATGGAGTAGAGCCTCAGTCTGAAACAAACTGGAGACTTGCTGACAACTACAAAGTTGCGAGAATGGGATTCGTAAACAAAATGGACAGACAAGGTGCTGACTTCCTTAACGTGGTAAACCAGGTTAAAGAGATGTTAGGATCTAACGCGGTTCCAATCGTTTTACCAATCGGTGCTGAAGAAGATTTCAAAGGTGTTGTTGACTTAATTAAAAACAGAGCGATTATCTGGGATGAAGCAGGACAGGGAGCTACTTTCGAAGTAGTGCCAATTCCTGATGACATGAAAGATGAGGTTCTTGAATATAGAGAGAAATTAGTAGAAGCAGTTGCTGACTACGATGATACTTTGATGGAGAAGTTCTTCGAAGATCCGGATTCAATCTCTGAAGACGAAATCAACGAAGCTCTTAGAAAAGCTACTATCGATTTATCTATTATCCCAATGACTTGTGGTTCTTCATTCAAGAATAAAGGAGTACAGTTTATGTTGGATGCAGTATGTAAATACCTGCCTTCTCCATTGGATAAAGATGATATCAAAGGTACTGACCCAAGAACAGACGCTGAAATTACAAGAAAACCAGACGTAAACGAGCCTTTCTCGGCTTTAGCATTCAAGATTGCTACTGACCCGTTCGTTGGAAGATTAGCATTCTTCAGAGCATACTCTGGAAGATTAGATGCGGGTTCTTACATCTTGAACACCCGTTCAGGAGATAAGGAAAGAATCTCTAGAATCTATCAGATGCACGCTAACAAGCAAAATCCTGTAGAATATATTGAAGCAGGTGATATTGGTGCAGCGGTAGGATTCAAATCTATCAAAACTGGTGATACAATGTGTGACGAGAAAAACCCAATCGTTCTAGAATCGATGGTTTTCCCTGATCCGGTAATTGGTATCGCTGTTGAGCCTAAAACTAAAGCTGACCAGGATAAAATGGGTAATGCATTAGCTAAATTGGCTGAAGAAGATCCAACGTTTACGGTTAGAACTGACGAAGCTTCTGGACAAACGATTATCTCTGGTATGGGTGAGCTTCACTTGGATATCATTGTAGACCGTATGAAGAGAGAATTCAAAGTTGAAGTAAACCAAGGACAACCTCAGGTAGAGTACAAAGAAAACTTAACAAAAGTTGCCAGCCACAGAGAAGTTTACAAAAAGCAATCTGGAGGTAAAGGTAAATTTGCTGATATTGTATTTGAATTAGGACCTGCAGACGAAGGTAAAATTGGTTTAGAATTCATCAATGAGATCAAAGGTGGTAACGTTCCAAGAGAATTTGTTCCTGCTATTGAAAAAGGCTTTAAAGCTGCAATGAAGAACGGTCCTTTGGCTGGTTTCGAAGTTGAAGGTATTAAAGTTGTTCTTAAAGACGGATCTTTCCACGCGGTGGATTCTGATGCTCTTTCCTTTGAAATGGCTGCTAAATTAGGATTTAAAGAAGCGGGACGTGCTGCTAAGCCGGTAATTATGGAGCCTATTATGAAACTGGAAGTTGTAACTCCGGAAGAATATATGGGTAACATCATTGGTGACCTTAACAAGAGAAGAGGTACAATCAGTGGTCAGGAAGAGAAAAACGGAGCTGTTGTAATCAAAGGTTCTGTTCCACTTTCTGAAATGTTTGGATATGTAACTACTCTAAGAACACTTTCATCAGGAAGAGCTACTTCTTCTATGGAATTAGAGAAGTACCAAGCTACTCCACAAAACGTTGCTGAAGAAATCATAGCTAAAGCAAAAGGTTAA
- the rpsJ gene encoding 30S ribosomal protein S10 — protein sequence MSQRIRIKLKSYDYNLVDKSAEKIVKTVKATGAVVNGPIPLPTNKRIFTVLRSPHVNKKAREQFQLSAHKRLMDIYSSSSKTVDALMKLELPSGVDVEIKV from the coding sequence ATGTCACAAAGAATCAGAATAAAACTAAAATCTTACGATTACAACTTGGTAGACAAGTCTGCTGAGAAAATCGTAAAAACGGTAAAGGCTACTGGTGCTGTTGTAAACGGACCCATTCCATTGCCAACGAATAAGAGAATCTTCACAGTGTTGAGATCTCCGCACGTAAACAAGAAAGCAAGAGAGCAATTCCAACTTTCAGCTCACAAGAGACTGATGGATATCTACTCTTCTTCTTCTAAAACGGTTGATGCTCTAATGAAGTTAGAGTTACCAAGCGGTGTAGACGTTGAAATTAAAGTGTGA